Proteins encoded together in one Elusimicrobiota bacterium window:
- a CDS encoding FAD/NAD(P)-binding protein — translation MTDRGSASRPLRVAVVGSGPSGFYAAEALLKQKEIPVRVDMFDRLPTPYGLVRGGVAPDHQKIKSVTVVYEKIAVMPEFRFFGNVKLGRDIQAADLRRRYGQIVYAVGNESDRRLGIPGEDLAGNHSATAFVGWYNGHPDYREESFDLSCESAAVIGIGNVAMDVTRILAQDPEKLKSTDIAGYALEALRKSRIKTIYLLGRRGPAQAAYSPAEIQEIGHLESADLVVNPKEIELGDEASKAALSDLETKKNVEYAACRARLGEGSRERKVRLRFCVSPVEALGADGKVKALKLEKNALVPDGKGGVSAKGTGQYETIPAGLVFRSVGYRGIPIPGVPFDEKSGKIPNKDGRVLDSASGQVLPAEYAVGWAKRGPSGLIGTNRADSVATVKAMLEDAAKGLFKAEAPDSDPEAMPRLLLERGVRFIDFPSWKVLDKLEVENGSRQRKIREKFTRVEDMLQALKSA, via the coding sequence ATGACTGACAGAGGAAGCGCCAGCCGCCCATTGCGCGTGGCCGTCGTCGGCTCGGGCCCCTCCGGCTTCTACGCCGCCGAGGCCCTTCTCAAGCAAAAAGAAATTCCCGTGCGGGTGGACATGTTCGACCGCCTGCCCACCCCCTACGGCCTGGTGCGCGGAGGGGTCGCTCCCGACCATCAGAAGATCAAGAGCGTCACCGTGGTCTACGAAAAGATCGCGGTCATGCCCGAGTTCAGGTTCTTCGGCAACGTGAAGCTCGGACGGGACATACAGGCCGCGGACTTGCGCCGGCGCTACGGTCAGATCGTCTACGCCGTGGGCAACGAAAGCGACCGCCGCCTCGGCATTCCAGGGGAGGATCTGGCGGGCAACCATTCCGCCACGGCCTTCGTGGGCTGGTACAACGGCCATCCCGACTATCGCGAGGAATCCTTCGACCTGTCCTGCGAGTCCGCGGCCGTCATCGGCATCGGCAACGTGGCCATGGACGTCACCCGCATCCTGGCCCAGGACCCGGAGAAGCTCAAGAGCACCGACATCGCGGGCTACGCCTTGGAAGCCTTGAGGAAGAGCCGGATCAAGACGATTTACCTTCTGGGTCGGCGCGGCCCGGCCCAAGCCGCCTATTCTCCTGCCGAGATCCAGGAGATCGGCCACTTGGAATCGGCCGATCTGGTGGTCAACCCCAAAGAAATCGAGTTGGGCGACGAGGCCTCCAAGGCCGCCCTCTCCGATCTGGAGACCAAAAAGAACGTCGAGTACGCGGCTTGCCGCGCACGGCTGGGCGAGGGAAGCCGGGAGAGGAAGGTGCGCCTGCGCTTCTGCGTCTCTCCCGTGGAGGCTCTGGGGGCGGATGGGAAAGTCAAGGCCCTCAAACTCGAGAAGAACGCTTTGGTCCCGGACGGCAAGGGAGGAGTCTCCGCCAAGGGCACCGGGCAATACGAGACCATTCCCGCGGGGCTGGTCTTTCGCTCGGTGGGCTACCGGGGCATCCCGATCCCGGGAGTGCCCTTCGACGAAAAAAGCGGCAAGATCCCGAACAAGGACGGGCGCGTCCTCGACTCTGCCTCGGGCCAAGTCCTTCCCGCGGAGTACGCGGTGGGCTGGGCCAAGCGCGGCCCCTCGGGGCTCATCGGCACTAATCGCGCCGATTCCGTGGCCACGGTCAAGGCCATGCTCGAGGACGCGGCCAAAGGGCTGTTTAAGGCCGAGGCCCCCGATTCCGACCCGGAGGCCATGCCGCGCCTCCTGCTCGAGCGCGGCGTCCGCTTCATTGATTTTCCCTCCTGGAAGGTCCTCGACAAGCTCGAAGTGGAGAATGGCTCGCGTCAAAGGAAGATCCGCGAGAAATTCACCCGCGTCGAGGACATGCTCCAGGCCTTGAAAAGCGCCTAA
- a CDS encoding TonB family protein, with protein MRAASPHFFRNCLAASFALHAGFFGAVKLWIARPFPPLVEVDLTIPMLGTGPAKLGAPKKAAARPLPGPSLPAESAKPQEALKKLVAPKDWVLPGPKTEKIEAAPEPSPTPGGTPEGGGTSPLPGGSGAGADYGVPGGTGNGGAALLRLPQLLNRDEVLANLRRFYPERERRAGREGVVKVILHISQSGRVASVDVLESGGEAFDEAAGQVGRLMRFSPALGPGGAVAVKLGQTMVFRLEE; from the coding sequence ATGAGGGCGGCAAGCCCGCATTTTTTCAGGAATTGCCTGGCCGCCTCCTTCGCTCTCCACGCGGGTTTCTTCGGCGCCGTCAAATTGTGGATTGCCCGTCCATTCCCGCCTCTCGTGGAGGTGGATCTGACCATCCCCATGCTGGGGACGGGGCCCGCGAAGCTCGGGGCCCCGAAGAAAGCCGCGGCCCGGCCTCTGCCGGGCCCAAGCCTTCCGGCTGAAAGCGCCAAGCCCCAAGAGGCGCTTAAAAAGCTCGTTGCCCCCAAGGACTGGGTCTTGCCCGGCCCCAAGACCGAAAAGATCGAAGCCGCTCCCGAGCCTTCCCCCACGCCCGGGGGAACCCCGGAGGGAGGGGGGACCTCGCCCCTGCCCGGGGGTTCCGGCGCGGGAGCCGATTACGGGGTTCCCGGCGGGACCGGGAATGGAGGTGCGGCCCTTCTGCGCCTGCCCCAACTCCTCAACCGCGATGAGGTCCTGGCCAATTTGCGTCGTTTCTATCCGGAGAGAGAGCGCCGGGCGGGGCGGGAAGGGGTGGTCAAGGTTATCCTCCACATCAGTCAAAGCGGGCGGGTGGCTTCCGTGGACGTCCTGGAGTCGGGGGGGGAGGCCTTCGACGAGGCAGCCGGGCAAGTGGGCCGCCTCATGCGCTTTTCCCCGGCTTTGGGGCCGGGGGGGGCGGTCGCGGTCAAACTCGGCCAAACCATGGTTTTTCGCCTGGAGGAATAG
- a CDS encoding glycosyltransferase family 2 protein — MLSVIIPCHNEEENIRRFETELCPSLQSLGMLYEVILVDDGSTDGSAEAMKVLSAYPSIKVLSHGSNRGMGAALRTGFAQAKGQWIMTLDADLTFHPSQIAQLLAHQKETWADMVSGSPLLTPEGLAKVSWTRRLPSAVINGLYRLLFSRRLTSYTTIFRLYRASLLKAMRLVSNGFELNAEIAVRFVKNHRKLEEIPAVLSTREQGYSKLNRWRELKNHLVLMLRLRRF, encoded by the coding sequence ATGCTCTCGGTCATCATCCCCTGCCACAACGAAGAGGAGAACATACGCCGCTTCGAGACGGAACTCTGCCCCTCCCTGCAAAGCCTAGGCATGCTCTACGAGGTCATCCTCGTTGACGACGGCTCCACGGACGGCAGCGCCGAGGCCATGAAAGTCCTCTCCGCCTATCCCTCCATCAAGGTGCTGAGCCACGGCTCCAATCGCGGCATGGGCGCGGCCCTAAGAACTGGGTTTGCCCAAGCCAAGGGCCAGTGGATCATGACCTTGGACGCCGATCTTACCTTCCACCCATCCCAAATCGCCCAGCTTCTGGCCCACCAGAAGGAGACCTGGGCGGACATGGTCTCCGGCTCCCCCTTACTCACGCCCGAGGGCCTGGCTAAGGTGTCATGGACCCGGAGGCTTCCGAGCGCGGTCATCAACGGCCTCTACCGTCTGCTCTTCTCTCGGCGCCTGACCTCGTACACCACGATTTTCAGGCTCTACCGGGCCTCTCTTCTCAAGGCCATGCGCCTTGTCTCGAACGGCTTCGAGCTTAACGCCGAGATCGCGGTGCGTTTCGTCAAAAATCACCGCAAGCTCGAGGAGATCCCAGCCGTGCTCTCCACGCGCGAGCAGGGCTATTCCAAGCTAAACCGGTGGCGGGAACTGAAAAACCACTTGGTCCTAATGTTGCGTCTGAGGCGTTTCTGA
- a CDS encoding HEAT repeat domain-containing protein → MKGGFFAWAVALGLAVLSGCAEVPVSTAPAGPAAVIPGAMKTDAQITNVLVDLLEHQDQATVDLSKAEGAPVGEILKVGSPIGYSLRNRYLNIGIPLAEALSRNQDPVFRGQLVNLARWDRNGETRAAALVALARAQDLRDYDVFREALVHLDPAVRFGALEALQAWGHPEKSLPLLGAVAEREVEPILRVYASAALARLGDSAGLNRLRAFLDDGSWLVRAMAGRYLGDFGAGGDYDRLVARIGREAGNDFVVAEYCIAALKLFPKKGS, encoded by the coding sequence ATGAAAGGCGGGTTTTTCGCCTGGGCCGTTGCTTTGGGCTTGGCGGTGCTCTCAGGTTGCGCCGAGGTCCCGGTCTCGACGGCGCCGGCCGGTCCCGCGGCGGTTATTCCCGGGGCCATGAAGACCGACGCCCAGATCACCAACGTCCTGGTGGATCTTCTCGAGCATCAGGACCAGGCCACAGTGGACCTGTCCAAGGCCGAGGGCGCGCCCGTGGGCGAGATTTTGAAAGTGGGCTCCCCCATCGGCTATTCCCTGCGCAACCGCTATCTCAATATCGGCATTCCCCTGGCCGAGGCCCTGTCCCGCAACCAGGACCCGGTGTTTCGCGGCCAGCTTGTCAATCTAGCCCGCTGGGACCGCAACGGAGAGACTCGCGCCGCGGCCTTGGTGGCTTTGGCCCGGGCCCAGGACTTGCGCGACTACGACGTGTTCCGGGAGGCTTTGGTGCACCTCGACCCGGCCGTGCGCTTCGGGGCCTTGGAGGCCCTCCAGGCCTGGGGCCACCCCGAAAAATCCTTGCCTCTTCTTGGAGCGGTGGCCGAAAGGGAGGTCGAGCCGATCCTTCGGGTCTACGCCTCCGCGGCCTTGGCCCGGCTCGGCGACTCGGCGGGTCTCAACCGCCTGCGCGCCTTCCTCGATGACGGAAGCTGGCTCGTGCGGGCCATGGCGGGGCGCTATTTGGGGGATTTCGGCGCTGGCGGGGATTATGACCGCCTGGTGGCCCGGATCGGGCGGGAGGCGGGCAACGACTTCGTGGTCGCGGAGTACTGTATCGCGGCCTTGAAGTTGTTTCCCAAGAAAGGCTCGTGA
- a CDS encoding HEAT repeat domain-containing protein: MKIALAAFLIGLSPGLMAQTGAIPDSASVLQLEPLVITAPRLKIPKRLAIDPQINLHLLRLLRERQDARPQSQEALDASVGNLNKLSTLTGYNLKTRYTELGFLLTEGLAGVTDFELSSELEKTVRLGKNTQTRAAALVALAYAKDLRYMNLFQSALQDPNMTVRFAALESLLVLGDPSVQFLVSNAARDDNSLAVRIYAAAGMWRMGDIFGREMLLRLYQHEDWFVRAMTAHYLGELGKGDEYRRLFLQLGQESHPAVKAELCSALLRLQRYQ; this comes from the coding sequence GTGAAAATCGCGCTTGCGGCGTTCTTGATAGGGTTGAGCCCGGGCCTTATGGCACAGACCGGGGCCATCCCAGATTCGGCCAGCGTTCTTCAGCTAGAGCCCTTGGTGATCACGGCCCCACGCCTTAAAATCCCCAAGAGGCTCGCCATAGACCCCCAGATCAACCTGCATCTCTTAAGGCTCCTGCGCGAGCGCCAGGACGCCCGTCCCCAGTCGCAGGAGGCCCTGGACGCCTCGGTCGGCAACTTGAACAAGCTTAGCACCCTCACCGGCTACAACTTAAAGACCCGCTACACCGAGCTCGGCTTTCTCCTCACCGAGGGCCTGGCCGGGGTGACCGACTTCGAGCTTTCGAGCGAGCTCGAGAAAACCGTGCGCCTGGGCAAGAACACCCAGACCCGCGCCGCGGCCTTGGTGGCCTTGGCCTACGCCAAGGATTTGCGCTACATGAACCTGTTCCAGTCCGCCCTCCAGGACCCCAATATGACCGTGCGCTTCGCGGCCTTGGAGTCCCTCCTCGTCCTGGGCGATCCCTCGGTCCAGTTCCTGGTCTCCAACGCGGCCCGGGACGACAACTCGCTCGCGGTCCGGATATACGCCGCGGCTGGGATGTGGCGCATGGGGGACATTTTCGGCCGAGAGATGCTGCTGCGCCTCTACCAGCACGAGGACTGGTTCGTGCGGGCCATGACCGCGCATTATCTCGGGGAGTTAGGCAAGGGCGACGAGTACCGCAGGCTTTTCCTGCAATTGGGCCAGGAGAGCCATCCGGCGGTCAAGGCGGAGCTTTGCTCGGCGCTTCTGCGCCTTCAGAGGTACCAGTAG
- a CDS encoding UDP-glucose/GDP-mannose dehydrogenase family protein: protein MVKCDPDLCQVCVIGSGYVGLVTGTCLAEIGHRVVCVDSDPRKIAALKAGRLPIYEPGLAELFSRNLKEGRLRFVSSVKAGMREGKRQAEIIFIAVGTPPRHDGSADLSSVEAVAEEIAKNLKEYAVIVDKSTVPVETGEWVSRTISRHKKNGFSYDVASNPEFLSEGSAVNDFLHPDRIVLGISSPRAEEALRKLYKPISAPVIATDVKSAELIKHASNSFLATKISYINAVATLCEKVGADVTQVAHGMGLDRRIGPLFLKAGIGFGGFCFPKDLEAFYWISKQKGYDFSLLKVVKDINEHQKTWIPRKIEETLWNLEGKTVGLLGLSFKPHTDDMRFAPSLDIVRMLLERRVRVRATDPVAMPGAKKLAALKGVEFCRDAYACAQGADALALVTDWPQFRELDWKRLKKIMRVPLLLDGRNFYSGEDLRKAGFTYRGVGKP from the coding sequence ATGGTCAAGTGTGATCCCGACCTCTGCCAGGTCTGCGTGATTGGTTCAGGCTACGTGGGTCTGGTCACGGGAACCTGTCTTGCCGAAATCGGCCATCGGGTCGTTTGCGTGGATTCAGACCCGCGCAAGATCGCGGCACTCAAGGCCGGGCGGCTTCCCATCTACGAGCCAGGCCTTGCCGAGCTCTTCTCCAGAAACCTCAAGGAAGGCCGCCTGCGCTTCGTCTCCAGCGTCAAGGCGGGAATGCGCGAGGGAAAGCGACAGGCCGAGATCATCTTCATCGCCGTGGGGACTCCTCCCCGCCACGACGGCTCGGCCGATCTTTCCTCCGTGGAGGCGGTGGCCGAGGAGATCGCCAAAAATTTAAAGGAGTACGCCGTGATCGTGGACAAGTCCACGGTGCCTGTGGAGACGGGCGAATGGGTGAGCCGCACCATATCGCGTCACAAGAAGAACGGGTTTTCCTACGACGTCGCCTCCAACCCCGAGTTCTTGAGCGAGGGAAGCGCTGTCAACGACTTCCTCCACCCCGACCGCATCGTGCTCGGGATATCTTCGCCGCGGGCCGAGGAGGCCTTGCGCAAGCTTTACAAGCCGATCTCAGCCCCGGTGATCGCCACCGACGTGAAAAGCGCCGAGCTCATCAAGCACGCCTCGAACTCGTTTTTGGCCACCAAGATCTCCTACATCAACGCGGTCGCGACCCTCTGCGAGAAGGTGGGCGCCGACGTGACGCAGGTGGCGCACGGCATGGGCCTCGACCGGCGCATCGGGCCGCTTTTCCTCAAGGCGGGGATCGGCTTCGGCGGCTTCTGTTTTCCCAAGGACCTCGAGGCCTTCTATTGGATCAGCAAGCAAAAGGGCTACGATTTCTCGCTCCTCAAGGTGGTCAAGGACATCAACGAGCACCAGAAAACCTGGATCCCGCGCAAGATCGAGGAAACCCTGTGGAATCTCGAGGGAAAGACGGTGGGCCTCCTTGGGCTTTCCTTCAAACCCCACACCGACGACATGCGCTTCGCCCCAAGCCTCGACATCGTCCGCATGCTCTTGGAGCGCCGGGTCCGCGTCCGGGCCACGGACCCGGTGGCCATGCCGGGAGCCAAGAAGCTCGCGGCCTTGAAAGGCGTCGAGTTCTGCCGCGATGCCTACGCCTGCGCCCAGGGCGCCGACGCGCTCGCTCTCGTCACGGACTGGCCCCAGTTCCGCGAGCTCGACTGGAAGCGCTTGAAGAAGATCATGCGCGTGCCCCTCCTCCTGGACGGCCGCAACTTCTACTCCGGCGAGGACCTGCGCAAGGCGGGCTTCACTTACCGCGGCGTGGGCAAGCCTTAG
- a CDS encoding SDR family oxidoreductase yields the protein MRILITGGAGFLGSHLAERFLSQGHYVIVLDNLITGQPENIQELFKNPKFSFIKMDVTNFIHVPGPLDAVLHFASPASPEDYAKFPIPTLKVGALGTHKALGLAKDKKAVFMLASTSEVYGDPQVNPQPETYWGNVNPIGPRGVYDEAKRFAEALATAYHRSHKMPVRIARIFNTYGPRMRQSDGRAVPNFITQALKGKPLTIYGNGSQTRSFCYVDDLVSGLDLLLHGGVESPVNIGNPQETAILEIARTIRRLTGSRSKIVFKPLPTDDPKVRCPDISLAWSRLGWKPRIGLEKGLSATIDYFRQSLK from the coding sequence ATGCGCATCCTCATCACGGGCGGCGCGGGCTTCCTGGGCAGCCACCTGGCCGAGCGCTTTCTCTCGCAGGGCCATTATGTCATCGTCCTCGACAACCTTATCACGGGACAGCCCGAGAACATCCAGGAGCTATTCAAGAACCCCAAGTTTTCCTTCATCAAGATGGACGTGACCAATTTCATCCACGTGCCTGGCCCTCTCGACGCAGTGCTCCATTTCGCCAGTCCCGCCAGCCCCGAGGACTACGCCAAATTCCCCATACCGACCCTCAAGGTGGGCGCCTTGGGAACCCACAAAGCCCTGGGCCTGGCCAAGGACAAGAAGGCCGTGTTCATGCTGGCCTCCACCTCGGAGGTGTACGGCGACCCCCAGGTCAACCCCCAGCCCGAGACTTACTGGGGCAACGTCAATCCCATAGGCCCGCGGGGAGTCTACGACGAGGCCAAGCGTTTCGCCGAGGCCCTAGCCACGGCCTACCACCGCTCGCACAAGATGCCCGTGCGCATCGCCCGAATCTTCAACACCTACGGGCCCCGCATGCGCCAAAGCGATGGCCGGGCCGTTCCCAATTTCATCACCCAGGCCCTGAAGGGCAAGCCCCTCACGATATACGGAAATGGCTCCCAAACTCGCAGCTTCTGCTACGTGGACGACCTCGTGAGCGGACTCGATCTTCTCCTGCATGGCGGCGTCGAAAGCCCCGTCAACATCGGAAACCCCCAGGAGACCGCCATCCTGGAAATCGCGCGGACCATCCGGCGCCTCACCGGCTCCAGGTCGAAAATCGTTTTCAAGCCCTTGCCCACGGACGACCCCAAGGTCCGCTGCCCGGACATATCCCTGGCCTGGTCCCGACTCGGCTGGAAGCCCCGGATCGGCCTCGAGAAGGGCTTGTCGGCCACCATCGACTATTTCCGCCAGAGCCTGAAGTAG
- the glgP gene encoding alpha-glucan family phosphorylase — MDSILKWETPARLSRLKDLAYNLWWCWHPEARALFKQIDRTLWSNTHHNPVLLLQQSLPRLEALAKDSRFLAHYDSVIRAFDQYLGDEAAWFKRKHPEFAGKSVAYFSAEFGVHNSLRIYSGGLGILAGDHCKTASDLGVPLVGVGFMYPQGYVQQHVSSDGWQQNVYEHIDWNTAPVRPVLGPSGERLIVGLSVGSWQLRIAVWEVTVGRVKLYLMDTNVDGNPPHDREISGRLYGGDRTTRLRQEIVLGIGGVRMLRALNIPTAVYHANEGHSSFLCLELIRELVAQGKSFSEAARETAAACVFTTHTPVEAGHDVFDEQLVAEYFRNYWPSLGLDQQSFLDLARSPGGGPGWNMTALALRLSGRRNGVSRRHGQVSRQMWRKLWPAEPEEKVPIAHVTNGVHLATWVQQDLGWTFSKYLGQDWWENQDDAALWSRVAAIPDEELWQVHQRSKEELFNLLRGRARRSWIEGRSDSSQVVAQGALLDSTALTIGFARRFAGYKRAALILRDLDRLKRLLLDRWRPVQIVFAGKAHPADDSGKALIQQVYRLAKDTAFGGRIAFVEDYDMHIARYFVHGCDLWLNNPLAPLEACGTSGIKAAVNGVPSLSILDGWWEEGYNKGNGWPIGEPGGRGSGEAADAADAQEIYGALENEIIPLFYERDLSRVPHGWVKVMKESIRSVSPNFCANRMVKEYVERFYVPALAAPIGAKI, encoded by the coding sequence ATGGATTCCATATTGAAATGGGAAACGCCGGCGAGGCTCTCCCGCCTCAAGGATTTAGCCTACAATCTCTGGTGGTGCTGGCATCCCGAGGCGCGAGCCCTTTTTAAGCAGATAGACCGCACCCTCTGGTCCAACACCCACCATAATCCCGTCCTTCTCCTTCAGCAGTCGCTTCCCCGTTTGGAGGCTTTGGCCAAGGATTCCCGTTTCCTGGCCCACTACGACTCGGTGATCCGGGCTTTCGACCAATACCTGGGAGACGAGGCAGCCTGGTTCAAGAGGAAGCACCCTGAATTCGCGGGCAAAAGCGTGGCTTACTTTTCCGCCGAGTTCGGCGTGCACAATTCCCTAAGGATTTACTCCGGCGGCTTGGGCATCCTGGCCGGGGATCATTGCAAGACGGCCTCGGATTTGGGCGTGCCCTTGGTGGGGGTGGGCTTCATGTACCCCCAGGGTTATGTCCAGCAGCATGTCTCGTCGGACGGCTGGCAGCAGAACGTTTACGAGCACATCGATTGGAACACGGCCCCGGTTCGGCCCGTGTTGGGGCCCTCTGGCGAGCGCCTGATCGTGGGCTTGAGCGTGGGCTCCTGGCAACTGCGCATCGCGGTCTGGGAAGTCACGGTGGGTCGGGTCAAGCTCTATCTCATGGACACCAACGTGGACGGCAACCCGCCGCACGACCGGGAGATTTCCGGCCGGCTCTACGGGGGCGACCGTACCACTCGCCTGCGCCAGGAGATCGTCCTGGGCATCGGGGGCGTGCGCATGCTGCGTGCCTTGAACATCCCCACCGCGGTCTACCACGCCAACGAGGGCCATTCCTCCTTCCTTTGCTTGGAGCTCATCCGCGAGTTGGTGGCGCAAGGCAAGAGCTTCTCGGAGGCGGCTCGGGAAACGGCGGCGGCTTGCGTGTTCACGACCCATACCCCGGTCGAGGCCGGGCACGATGTTTTCGACGAGCAGTTGGTGGCCGAGTATTTCCGCAATTATTGGCCCTCCTTGGGCCTGGACCAGCAGTCCTTCCTCGATTTGGCCCGCTCGCCGGGGGGGGGGCCGGGCTGGAACATGACGGCGCTGGCCTTGAGGCTGAGCGGGCGTCGCAACGGGGTGAGCCGGCGGCACGGGCAGGTTTCCCGCCAGATGTGGCGGAAGCTTTGGCCGGCCGAACCCGAGGAGAAGGTTCCCATCGCCCACGTCACCAACGGCGTGCACCTGGCTACCTGGGTCCAGCAGGACCTGGGCTGGACGTTTTCCAAGTACCTGGGGCAGGACTGGTGGGAGAACCAGGACGACGCGGCCCTATGGTCCCGGGTGGCCGCCATCCCGGACGAGGAGCTTTGGCAGGTGCATCAGCGTTCCAAGGAAGAGCTTTTTAATCTTCTGCGCGGCAGGGCCCGCCGATCCTGGATCGAGGGGCGCTCGGATTCCTCCCAGGTCGTGGCCCAGGGGGCGCTCCTGGACTCCACGGCCCTCACCATTGGGTTCGCGCGGCGCTTCGCCGGCTATAAAAGGGCGGCCCTCATCTTGCGCGACCTGGACCGCTTGAAGCGACTGCTCCTCGACCGCTGGCGGCCGGTTCAGATCGTTTTCGCGGGCAAGGCCCATCCCGCAGACGACTCCGGCAAGGCCTTGATCCAGCAGGTCTACCGCCTGGCCAAGGATACTGCCTTCGGCGGGCGCATCGCCTTCGTCGAGGACTACGACATGCACATCGCCCGCTATTTCGTGCATGGCTGCGACCTGTGGCTCAACAATCCCCTGGCTCCCCTCGAGGCCTGCGGCACCAGCGGCATAAAGGCCGCGGTCAACGGGGTTCCGAGCCTCAGCATCTTGGACGGCTGGTGGGAGGAGGGCTACAACAAAGGAAACGGCTGGCCCATCGGCGAGCCCGGAGGCCGGGGTTCGGGCGAGGCGGCCGACGCCGCGGACGCCCAGGAGATTTATGGCGCTTTGGAGAACGAGATCATTCCGCTCTTCTACGAGCGGGACCTAAGCCGCGTGCCCCACGGCTGGGTCAAGGTAATGAAGGAATCCATCCGCAGCGTCTCCCCCAACTTCTGCGCCAACCGCATGGTCAAGGAGTACGTGGAGCGGTTCTATGTTCCCGCTTTAGCGGCTCCCATCGGCGCCAAAATCTAA
- a CDS encoding biopolymer transporter ExbD has product MSAHAAGDEGPITGINVTPLVDIILVVLIIFMATAPLIQRRALKVDVPKAAHHERAATEAVAVVYNAKREILMGGVAMSPQALAGALSRLVQSRPGAAVTLSADRALSYGDIVSLLDSIRASGVKKIGLEVSIGK; this is encoded by the coding sequence ATGAGCGCGCATGCCGCGGGAGACGAGGGTCCGATCACCGGGATCAACGTCACTCCCCTGGTGGACATCATTTTAGTCGTGCTCATCATCTTCATGGCGACGGCCCCCCTTATCCAGCGCCGAGCCCTCAAGGTGGACGTGCCCAAGGCCGCCCATCACGAGCGCGCCGCCACCGAGGCCGTGGCCGTCGTCTACAACGCCAAAAGGGAGATCCTCATGGGAGGGGTCGCGATGAGCCCGCAGGCCCTGGCCGGGGCCCTCTCGCGCCTGGTCCAGAGCCGTCCGGGAGCCGCGGTGACTTTGTCCGCGGACCGGGCCCTGTCCTACGGCGACATCGTCTCCCTTCTGGACTCGATCCGGGCCTCCGGGGTCAAGAAAATCGGCCTCGAAGTCTCCATTGGTAAATGA
- a CDS encoding MotA/TolQ/ExbB proton channel family protein, with protein sequence MDITWILALALTGGDWVVYGLLLCSVLSLAIIIERGVLLFQEEKDFSELRQALIKDFGRDLSILEKTAHRHQGAAARILRTALAQSHHGPAGVEDLLLAASFEEKNRLEKRLLALGTLGNNAPFVGLFGTVLGVIKAFHDLSQASAGPEVVMKGLSEALIATAVGLFVAIPCVVSYNYFQKKAKDLLLGTESLGRFLIAQIRAAKGSP encoded by the coding sequence ATGGACATAACGTGGATTCTGGCCCTGGCGCTCACCGGCGGGGATTGGGTGGTTTACGGACTGCTTCTGTGCTCGGTCCTGTCTTTGGCCATCATCATCGAAAGGGGAGTCCTGTTGTTTCAGGAGGAAAAGGATTTTTCGGAGCTCCGCCAGGCTTTGATCAAGGACTTTGGCCGCGATCTCTCTATTTTGGAGAAAACGGCCCATAGGCACCAGGGGGCCGCGGCCCGCATCCTGCGCACGGCTTTGGCCCAGTCCCACCACGGCCCGGCGGGAGTGGAGGACTTGCTCCTGGCCGCGAGCTTCGAGGAGAAAAACCGCCTTGAGAAAAGGCTCTTGGCCCTTGGGACCTTGGGCAACAACGCCCCGTTCGTGGGACTGTTCGGCACGGTGCTGGGCGTTATCAAGGCCTTCCATGACCTCTCCCAGGCCAGCGCCGGGCCGGAGGTGGTCATGAAGGGACTTTCCGAGGCCCTAATCGCGACCGCGGTGGGGCTTTTCGTGGCCATCCCCTGCGTGGTGAGCTACAACTATTTCCAGAAGAAGGCCAAGGACCTGCTCCTGGGCACCGAGTCCCTGGGACGCTTCCTCATCGCCCAGATCCGGGCCGCCAAGGGCTCGCCATGA